In the Mesoplodon densirostris isolate mMesDen1 chromosome 6, mMesDen1 primary haplotype, whole genome shotgun sequence genome, TGGATTGAGAAAAAGAGTCCGGGTAGGTTCCAAGTTTGGGGGCTGGAGCAAGTAAAGGATGGAGGGCATAGTGGCTAACATCAAAGTTAGAATGGGGCAGGCCAAGTGGTGAGCAGGTTGGCCAGTGCAGGAGCTTGGCTGGATGTGGCAGGCCGAGCGGGCTTTCGGACATCTGTGCCTGGTGCCCAGGGGACAGTCCTAGCTGGAGGTATCCCGTGGAGGACAGGGGAAGGGTTGTCCTGGGTTGGTGTGGAATAATGTCCTCAGCCTGGGCAGTGCCAGCCTCTGTCCGAATCCCCACCACTGCTCCCACCTAGGCCTCGGATGTGTGGAGGGGGTTGGACACAGACGCTGCCTCTGGTCCGTCTCCCTTTTAGTCTGAGACTAACTGCTTTATACACTAGTAGTATACAGTGCTCAAAATCAGAAAGTTCcagaaaagcagaaggaagagccTCTTGCGTTCAGGCACCAGAAGGTGTGCTCCAGAACCTCGGTAGCAGCTTCATTCCGTATTCTTGAACACCGGAAACAACTCACACACCCATCAGCAGGAACAGGGAAGCAAACAAGGGCATCCATACAACAGGACTCTGCTTCACCGTAAATATGGACAGCTGCCAACACACGCAGCACGGCACCTCTCCCGTCATTGTGCTAAGCAAGGGAAGCCAGACACAAGGGACACGTGATGTATCTGTCACACGTGTGTGTTGAGAAGGTAGGCCCAGAGCCTCCTTGTGTGGTTCCACATCTCTACCCTACAACAAAGGAGCTGTGTGGCTTCAGGAAATGATTAAACCACCCTGTACCTCAGTTTGCTTTCCTGTCAAGTGGGGAGGTATTTTGTGGATTGATGAGTTAATGCACGTAAAGCGTTTGGAACAGCGTCCAGCACAGTAAATTCTATGTGCCAGCTGTTGGCATTGttacaattttataaaaatgcttgTGATTGCCACTTTATCCAGAGTGCCTCTCTGTGTCCTTGTATAAGGATATCATTGTAACACTTTAGGATAGCATTGCTGGCATTCATGTCAGATGTACTTTGATTAACTGTACTGATCCCCACAGCTGGAGATGTGGGTGTAGACAAACATCCTGGTATAGAAATCCTGGCAGCAGATACATAACTACTTTGGCTAAATTCTCAGATGTATACACAACATAAAGCTCTTAATACACTTTACCAGACTCTGTCCAGAAAGGTTTGGATCTGTGCCCCCACCAGCAAGTCTGAGTGGAGTGGATCCCAGGCCCTTGCTAACTTCAcacatggtttctttttttttttttttgccaagtggAGGAGTGAAAGATTAGCTCTCATTTGAATTAGTGTTTCTTCAGTTACTACGAGGGCATGCATTTTCTCATGTCTGTTGGCTACTTGTATCTCGTGATTTGCACACCAGTCCATTCTGCTTTACTTGGATGTTCAGCTTTTATTGACGTGTAAGATCTCTTTATAAATCAAGGGTGTTGAACCTTTGCCCTATGTTTTCCAAATACCTTTTCCTAAGTTTTTCatctgagtttgtttgtttttcagttattAGGGAGTaacaaaagtttttgttttttacgttTAATGAAATCACATCCGTtgatctctctcctttttttcccccttgattcTGCCTTTTGAGCTACACTTGGGTAATAATTGTCCTTTCGCTTTTATTGTCTTTAAATGTGTGTTTCTTTTATCAACACCATGGTCTTCAGAGCATCTAGATTTCACTTAATTGTAGGGATTAGCTCCACTTTTGTTCCCAAGCCACTAGTCACACGGACACCACTTCCAATTGTCTGGGTGGCTGTGTGACCTTCTCCAGAGCATCGTGTGGTCATTGGGTCAATGATGCCTGTCCCAGGTGAGGGCTCCTGCCaagcccctgccctccagggTGAGGTCCTCACtgtctctcctcccttctctcctagGCATGTGTGTGCAAGTGAAGCCACCCCTGCAGGGCACCTTCCAAGTACTTCGTGGGGACGGTACTTCTGTGGGGACTGTCATCGTGTTCCACTGCCCCTCGGGCCACCAGATGGTGGGGTCTGGCCTCCTCACCTGTGTCTGGAAGGGGAGCATTGCTGAGTGGTCTTCAGAGGCCCCCATGTGCAAGAGTGAGGCCCATTCATTCCCTGTGAGCTGCACCCAGCTCAGCAGCGACCCCTGGTGGGGGGGTTGCTGATTTTGTCCCATGGATGGTGTGGTTGTCCACAGAGAAAGTTCCCTGGGCCTCTGAGTAGGGTCCTGTTCCCAGTGCTGGTGGTCCCTTGGGGCTCCGTGTCAGCAGTGTAGACTCAAGTCCTAGCAGCTGCTCCaaattctagctctgccactgacttggCCTGTCATCTCCAAGAGGTTACTTGTGCTGTCTGAGCGAGTACCTCATCTGTTAAGCAGAAAACTACGTTCTTTCATACACACATGCAGCAAACATTAATAGGATGTTTCGTGTGCCAAGAATCCTAGAACTGGGGAATAGGATTGCTTGGCCGTGGGGCCCCAGTCTGGGGGAGGAGATGGTTTTCTAGTTGTATTTGTTATACGGGGTGTTAAAGGATAATACCTAGCACAGCATTTTCCAAAGTGAAGATACATCTATTGTGTTAATGTGTACTGTGCATTGAAAAGGGCTCTATAGTCAATATAATTTGGAAAAGCCTGGGTTAATAGGCTGCAGgaattctcagagcctttaagATACTCATGTGGTGGTTGAATCTCTGAGGAGAGTGTCTGTTAGGATTAGACTCCGAGTGATAGAAAACCCAAGATAATGGGGGTTACCAAAATAATGGGGGCTATGAGagcttttttttggccatggccCTCAGGATGGGCAGTCCTAGGCTTGTATGGCACCCCATGGTGGGGACCCAAGTCCTTTCCACGTTATGGCTCTGTTAGGCATGATCTCAACTGCATGATCCAGGCAGTTGTTACAGGATTAGTTGCAGGGCAAGGAAGGCTCTTAGAAGTTGCCCCACACCCCTCCACCCTGTTCACCACTGGCCAGAATATGGTCATGTGGCCACATgtagctgcaagggaagctgtGAGATGTAGTCTTCAGTCTGGATGGCCAGTGTCCAGCTAGGGCTGGGGGACTAGGGACTGGGGAGCGTGATCAGTGTCCACTACAGGGGAGAGTATGCAGTGTTGTTCAAATTAGAATCCTGGGCCTTGATTCCCAAGAACATCATTTAGAACCTGATAGAAGTAGTTCTTGGTACATAGCTAGTTcttggtcacacagctgataatgTGCCAAAGGCCCTTTGACCCCAAACACTggcatttttcttgcttttgcacCTTCCTGGAAAGTGACCCAAGAAAGCACCTAGGCCCCCGTAGGGTTTTACCCACTTGAGGCATTGTGAAAATAGACTGTGTGTTGTCTGCTGTCCTCTGGTCTCGGGGGCCCCGTCTGCAGTGGGTGGGAGCCAAGGGGTCTATCATCACTGAACTCCCTGTCAGAGCTTCCCCCAGTGCACCACCAAAAACTCCTACACACCCTCCAAAACCCTGCTCAAACACCCCCTTCCTGGGGGGCAATCTTGCCTGAGAGCCCCACTCCCTACAACAATTTGCACAGACCTTCACCTCAGCTGCCAgcgcctccctgcctcccccatggaacagggctccctgagggcaggctgGGCCCAAGAGCTGGACTTGTCTCACTCGCAGCTGTGCCTCCCTATGAAACCTTCGGCTTCAAGGTGGCCGTGATCTCCTCCATCGTCAGCTGTGCCATCATCATGCTCATGTCCATGGCCTTCCTCACCTGCTGCCTCATGAAGTGTGTGAAGAGGAGTGAGCAGCGGCGATCCAACAGGTACAGTGACCTGGCACTGCCGCGGGGCACCTGCAAGTCACTCCGAGACTCTTGGGCATGTCAGggagcagggctgctgggatcTTGGCATCTTGCTGTTCACAGAGCATTGAAGCCGTGGAGGGCACGTGGCTCACTCGCTTGGTCTTCCACAAGACAGGTGACAGGTACACAGGGGGTTGCCTCATTCTGCAGACTGCACACACGCAGTATATGCTCTGCTCTGTGTGGACGTGACGGGCTGACTACACGACGGTTAACTAGGGCCTATAGGTGGAGTCTGGCCCACTTCTACTTTTCTTCACGGAAACctatccttcttttctttttgctatttttaaaattgcggtaaaatatttacaatataaaagttaccattttgggcttccctggtggcgcagtggttgagcgtccgcctgctgatgcaggggacatgggtttgtgacccggtccgggaagatcccacatgccgcggagcggctgggcccatgagccatggccgctgagcctgcgcgtccggagcctgtgctccacaaggggagaggccacaacagtgagaggcccgcgtactgcaaaaaaaaaaaaaaaaaaaagataccattttAATCATCTTTAAGTGCACAATTCAGGATCATTagttacattcacagtgttgtgccgCCATCAGCTTGATTCATCTCAAGAACTTCCCACCGCCTGTCTTTGTAAGTATAGTTTTCCTGACATTTACTCATCATCCATGACTGCTTTCTCCCTACAGCCGCAGAGCTGAGTAATTGCTCAGGAACTGTATGGCCCTAAAATACTATCGGCCTTGCAGAGGCACACAGGCACCTGAATgtccttcccccatctctctccagggaggcccagctgtgGTTCCAGCTGAGAGGCGAGGACTTAGAGACAGTACAGGCCGCCTGCCTCGGCCTCAAGGGCCCCAGCAACAAACGCAGCATCAGTGGCGAGTCCAGGATCCAGCCCATCCAGGCTCACGACAACCACAGCTTCACCACGTGGGCATGGGCAGGGCAAAGGGGCGGTGGGGCAGTGGTGAGGGCAGGGGGGCCCCAGCATGCTGCGAGCCCAGGCTCGCCAGGGCCTCAACTCCCATCCCTGACACAGGGGCTGATGGTCCTTCTAGTACCCGTGCCTGACCCTGCACCCTAGTGCCTAAAGCTGCCCTCCACGCCGTGTCTATCTTGGCACCCCTTGCCTAGAGAAGGAAGCTTCTGGACACGAGTATTACCCCTCACCAGGACCCACAGTGCCCTGTCCACTTGCTCTCTCCTCCCGTCTCCCTCCCTGCTCCTCGGTCTCTCTGTTTCTATCTCTTCTTGTCTctctttaaaaacacacacacacacactttttatgaACCAATACAAGGACATTtcttacatactttttttttgacTCAAGGAGTCTAATCTTGGCTGAACACGGACTGCAGATAGAACATCTCCCAGGGTTGTTACTAGCTTTGAGTGAGCACCCTCTGACCCCAGGATCACAGGGCTGCCCGGTTTCTGGGCTCCTTAAATGGGGcaggatatttgtctttggcaGCATTGCCTTTTGCGGACTCTAGGCCAGTGGTCTCCTACAGACACCGTGTTCTGGACTGTCTTGACATTCCCTCAGGACTGCACTCGGGCAGCGTTTCTCATGTGGGTGCCCCATGGGCGGTGCTGGTGTGAATCACAGGTATGGGTCAGGCTGTCCCCCTGCAGGCACGAGGACTGGGCGCTTTTGGCTGAGTTGAGTCCGTTGTTAAGTGATGAAGAAGGGACTCTGCTAAGGGTCACTCTGCTGCCCCCATGATGTCTGACCTGTGGCCTTAGCCTCCAGGGATACTACAGCCAGAATCCGTTGTGGCCCTGGGGGTTACAGGATAATGATTTTAATTCTGTTGCGATTCTGTTATTCCCTCTATGAGGAATGAAAATGAgttctgttttttccttcctttccttctcattttgttttgctgTCTTTGTATCACCCTGAACTCATAGGTATTCTTTTCTCAAACTTTATTATGGGGAAATTTCACAAAtacacagaagcagagagaatagTGTAACGGGTCTCTTGTCCCCATCTGCTAACCTCAGGGGTCACCGTTCCCTTGCATTATCTGGACCCATGCTTCCTATGGGCCCCAGTCCTTTCTTGGTTGGAGCCCTGTTGTGCTGCGTCCTGATCATGCGCTTTATTCTCCAAGTGCCTCCTCTCTGCACAGATGTTCTGGCCCATTTAGTGCTTTCTCTGCCCCGCCCTGGCGTCGCAGAGGCAGTCTGCTCACTTCCTCAGCCTGTCCCCACAGGAACCTCCCAGGGAACCAAGTGCTTGCCCCTGGCCTGACGCCTCGCTGTGTGACAACTGCTCATGCCTCGTTTTCCTCCCTTGTACAGTGAGGATTATGGCAGGGCTCACTTCCTGGCCCTGTTGAGGTGATATAAGTCAATGGCCTTGACCGGGCCCAGAGTACAGATTCAGTGAGTGTCAGCCGTTGTTGTTAATTCTGCTCTAGGTCCTGGTGTGcacgtgaggaaactgaggcgctGGAGGAGGTGGCCTGTGCAGGCGTGGCGAGGGTCTGTCTGGTCCCATGTCCACACTCAACGCACCGGGCCTAGCTGACTCCTGGAGTGGCGAGGCCTGTGGGAAGGAATTGGTTTCCTACCTCCTTCCCTTGAGCTTTTGACACACATTAGGCCTACGTTATGATGGCCGTGGCAGAAATGCCGCCTTGCGCCCTTTCCACCTGACTTGACATGTCACTGTGTTGCCATGGTGGTCTGAGACCCCTGGAGCTATGCTCCAGATACTTCAACTGCTGTGCTCAGGTTTGGGGAAATGCTTGTGCTTAgagctgtttttcttctttgagatGACATTTTGGGGCAATCCTAGGAACAGACTGTTTAGGCCAAGTCGTCCGAATATTTTTATTACCAAATTCTTTCTCCAGGAACCTGGCACTAGTTGAGCCATTTTTACACCTACACTGTCACTGAGTGTTAATGATTTGTTTTCCGTCACTTACTTAGCAGGGGTGAGTTACGTAGGTGGCTTTCATCAGCATTTCTTTAACATTGAGAAAGAGTGTTCTCTCCATACCTTTGCTTAGCAGTTGCATTGCTGGTTTTAGTCACTTTCACTTTGCTCTGCTGAATCTCCTGCTGATGTTTCTTCTCATAAATAGTGGAAGCTCTGTGTACGTTATGGAAGAGACCCTTACCTGTCAGTTGGCTGCAAgcactttcctttttgtttcGGTTACGTTGGCGTTGTCTTGCTAGTGCACGTCCTTTTCATATAGTCGTGTTTCCTTGGCAGGTTTTGAATTTTCTCCATTGCCCCCTGCCCTGTGGCACCCTCTCCCCATTATAGACCTGTGACACACTGTCTCAGTTGGGAAACCCCAATGGAATAGGGGAAGGAATTGCTGCCTCTCAGGATGTACCATCCTAGGCAAGGCCCAGATACCCCAGTTCTCCCACTGATTGGTGGTGAAACCATCTTTAGTAAGGTGAGGTTTGCCCCTTGGCCTTACTTTTATTTCATAAACACTTCCCAGCACTCAcattatgccaggcactgttcttagcTTTTCCAAATATTACCTGTTCTAACCATAGGAGTGGGCACTATTTTTATCCCATTTTAAGAAACTTGTCTAGAATCACATAACTACTAAGCATGAAGCTAGGTTTGAACTCAGGCTCTGTGGCTCCAAAGTCCATGGACTTGCTCACTAAGTTGACTTTCCTCTCCACTAATTAACTGattcattcacacattcattGAACCAACAGATAGTTTAATTCCTACTACTGCCTAGAGCTTTTCTGAGAACTAGGTGTGGGTGGCAACATagatctgggaaggcttcctggaagaagtgatGCCTGAGGTGAACAGATTAGGAGAGCCTATACTGGAGGGGAAGGAGACAGATAGCATCTTAAGGGGAGGAAGCAGCCAGGCAGCCTCAGGAAGCAAAGTCCAGTGTAAGCGGGAGATGGGAGCAGGACCAGGGTTTGCTCAGCCTAGAGAATGGGTGGGCTTGTGGCTTGGAGGCTAGAGGAGGCCATTAGGGAACTGAAGATATGGTCCCAGACTCAGAGGAGAGCCTGGCAAGTGTGAGGGTGTCCTCCAGAATGTTCCTGGGGCCCCAGTGTCCCTTCTCTGCCTAGGGCATCCTGGTGCACATAGTTCACACACACTCTGAATAAGCTCCCTTCCTCTACAAAGCCTCAGGAAGCCCCTTCCCACCCTTGGAAGGTGGGTGTGATGCTCCTTGAGTCATCCCCCTTGTATGAGTGAGGGGCCTGAGGCCCAGGAAGGGGCACCgatggaggggcctccctgggtgCAAGGCAAGAGGAAACGGGGGCCCTCACCTAGGGGCAGCAGTCTATCCCAGGCCTGCTGAAGATCAGGGCCTGGGTACCCAGCATGGTGGCAGAGTTGGGGTTACATGGGGCCCCCGCTCTGCCCCCAGGCTCACACCTCCTCTTCCTGCAGAGACCTTGGCGAGGGGACCAGAGAGCTGGCCAGCATGGCCCGAGGCATTGACAAGGACCCCTGGACCCCCAGTGGCCCCACCAGCTCACCACGTGCCCAGGTGATGGTGCATACAGTGAACCCAGGGCAGATGCTGCCTGCCTCCAGGCCAACTGTGGGAATGCTCAGACAGCCTGCAGCCTATGTCCCGGGGTGACTAAGGTGGAGACCAGAGCCCacagtgggagggccaggctgacCCCACCAGCCGGCTACTGCATCTCAACATGTGTCCAGCTCAAGACTGGTCAGTGAAATCGGCTTCCGGGTTTAGGGATCCCTCGGGGCACTGAGCTGGGGACCCTATTTGGGGGGGTGTCTGTCCCAGGGGAGCCCAGCTGTAGTGGTTTGTATAGATCGGCTTCCTTGAAACCACCGCCGAGGTTCACAGAACCAGCTGCAGCCTCCCTCTAGTCAGGCTCCTTTGAAGAGACTGGGGGACATTTTAAGCACTTCTAGTTTTGCATAGCCGAGTGGGAAGGTGGCGGCAGGTTTCTCAACAATTACAGCTGGCTGCTTTGTATCTATAAGCAGGGACCCAGCTGGGGTGCTGCATCTACTATCTGTAAAGTTATGGTAAGGGGTATGAAATAAACAATACTTTGAAAAACAGCAAAGGTAAAAATCACGGTCTCAATTTTCAATCCCTGCATAACAAAAACCTCCAGTGTAGTAGCATAAAACTATAGTTCCTTCTTATGACAGCTCGGGGTTCCAGGTTTGCCGGGCTCTACTGGGCAGTGCTCACTGGGGCTTCTCCCATGTGGTTGTGGGCAGCTGGTGGCACGCACTGGGTCATGTCAAAGGCTGGCTGGGTTGCTGCCAGGTGTCAGCCGAGACCTCATGGGGTGGTGGCCGCCTCAAGTGGCCTGGGCCTCCTTACACCATGGCATTCCACAGTGAGAGTCCCGAGTGCAAATCTTACCTGTCAGGGCCTCAGAAGTCACCCTGGGTCACTACTGCTGCATTCCATTGAACGAGGGGAGGCAGCTGGACTCCACTTCTCTCCTGGGCCAGTTGAAATCTGACTTCCAGCCTCCTGAGATTGGGGATGTGATCTCTGGCCATTGAGGAACCTCACTGATGTTTGCCCTCTGAACTCTCCTGCTTCCTGGAGGCCCTGCAGCCACGTTGGGGCCATGAGGAGTGGAGCCTGACAAAGAAGAGCTGGTGGTCCTCAGGAGCCTGTGCTACCCTGAAGCCACGTTTGTCATGGTTTCCATCACTAACAAATACATCTTGATACAGGCCACACAGGGCAGTCCATCTGTCCTCTGATTCACTTGGGAAGCCCCCAGCAGGGGCACTTGGGTGGTGTCACATTTTCAGCTGCCACATAGGTGCCAACAGCCTTTCTGTTCTGGGATACTTTTCCATCAGGTGGGTTCCAGAGTGGAACTGTGAGGCCAGAGGGAGTGTGTGGTGCTCCGGTCGGTGGTGGGGAGGTCACGTGTAGGGACACTGGGTGGGTAAGCTCAGACCCAGCCCTCAACCAGACAATGCAGCATTCACGCTGTGGGGTCCTTGGTAGACTCAGGCCCTCTCCAGCTTTTCTGGGAGTGGCAAGCAGTGGCCCTCAACTATATGCCTCCAAGGGGCCTGTGGGCTCAACTCCATGGGGCCAGGCAGGGATGGAAGGTTCACCCCGATCCTGCAGGGTGTGATCTCGATGCGTGTGGATGCTGTCAGAAACCGCTAGGCTCCTTACGGGGCTTCAGCAACACTGGGCAAGACTCTGAGTCCCTGTCATAAGTGCTGACTCCACCAGGCcctctccatgcccttatcagaATGAGGTGATGGGAGGCTTGCCATGAGGGTTTGGGGGTGCCTTCAACAGGAGGTGGGTGTTTTGTCCCAGGTACCTAACCTTGGGCTACTGGAGCAGAGGACAGGAGGATTGGGGTGAAGTGGTGCAAAGGGGATGGCCCCATCCTGCTCCAGCTCCCAAGAGCTGAGAGTTACAGGGATAGGTGTCCAGATGGCCACAAGGTGCTAtaggggcaggagggaagggacaTGGTGCCTAGCTGGAAAGGGTGCAGGCTGGACATCAGAGCCATTGCTCAGGAGAGCTGTGGGGCATGAGGCCTCTGTGGTGCAGCATGCTGGGCCCTGACCCCATCTATACCATGGCCAGGAGACCGAATTTTGGCTACCTTACCTCTTAGGAAATTTTAAGTGTTTTAGAAACTATGCTAGAAACCggaatgaagaccaaatatatatttctcattataaattGTAATATCACACTTAGGATAACGtatttaaggttcatccatgttgtagcatgcgtcagaatctccttcctttttaaggctggatagtattccattttatgtatatgccacatttggTTATCTATCTATCcctcgatggacacttgggttgcttccaccttttggctacagtgaataatgctgctttgaacaggGGTGTGCAaacatctctttgagaccctgctttcaatacTTTTGTGTATACCGGGGGTTATTTTTAGAACATATAAATCAGAGCAGATCTCCATTCCCCgaccccacctccccagctcaTAACCCTCATATTGTCAGCTCCCAGCTGCCTGGCCTGTATTACCCTGTGTGACCTGCCTGTCACCACCTGACCTCACCCTGCTGCTCGAAACAATAATCATCATTATTATCTCTCAGAGTTTCAGGTGAGGCTTGGCAGGGTGGCTGTGTCTCTGGATCTCTCTTGAGGCTGCTGTCAGATGTTGGCCAGGCCTTCTgctgaaggcttgactggagcCAGGGACTCCCTCATGGCAagttgatgctggctgttggctgggggtCCAGCTCCTCCCTATACTCTTCAGCACTGCTTGGGCATCCTCATGACAGGGCAGCTGGCTCCCCCAGAGAGAGTGATCCATGAGAGAAAGACAGGAACCACAATCCCCTTTACGACCCAGCCAAAGAAGTCACACACCATCACCTCTGCCACATTTCACCAGTCACAAAGACTGGCCTGATTTGCTGTGGAGGAGACTGCACAGGGGTGTGTGACCCAGTATGTTGCagcagctcttttgccccttttcTATTTGTTCATCCCTGTTTTCCTCAGACCTTAATCAGAAAGATGAGATCACTAGGCAACATGTAACACAGCTCCTGATTTTTGCTTTACTGGATGTACACAATGCCTAGTCTGATGTGTTCATTCCTGGATTCAAAGgagtaagaatgaagaattacATAGTTAAAGAATGACTGACTCTCTACCTCTGTCTTACCCTTGGTACATTTGCAAGGCAGACCACATGGGCAAGGGAACATCCAATTCCAGGGGGACCATGTGAGCAAGACAGCATCCAAAGGAAGATCAGGAGAAGTCAGCAGGTCTGCACGCAATGGAAAAATGACGATGAATCTGACCTCTTACATTAATGATTCACTGAGATCCtttcccctttttccctttaaaagttgtcatggctgagcagaatctttggaatTGGTCTCCAGACAAGAGttcaccttctccccagattgctggctTTTCAGAATTAAAGCACCTTTTCTTTCTATCGACACTTGGTCCTGTTATTGACTTTTGAGCAGTGAGCAGCcaaacctgagttcagtaacaatgtgaggggccatcttggaggctggcagCCTCCCCAGGCAGCCTCTAGCCTCTTGCTCTTCACAACACTCAGCACCTGCACTCAGatgtgttttgctgctgttgaTGGAAGCTCCATGGGATCAGGGCTCCTCCACTCTCCCAGTGACAATCTACCTCTTGGTTGGGCTCATGGCGGGTGTTTAggagatatttattaaataaattaatgattgaatgaatgaactgtggCCCTTGGCCATATGAGAATGTGGGAGGAGAATGCCCTTGCACCTCCTCAGTGTTCAGGCCCCTTATCACCCACCCCAACCCTTCGCATGGTCAGCTCTACCCAGGCGGGCTGCTTCTCAGCCCACAGGCACTCTGCATTCCTCCTGCCTCTGGCCTGTGCTTGCCGCTTTATTCAGCTCATCTAATTAGGCTCTAAGTGCATTTCCAGAGCACCTGCTGTAAGTCTGGCACTGTGACCAAAGTAGACGTGG is a window encoding:
- the SUSD3 gene encoding sushi domain-containing protein 3, which encodes MCEEATTLSRRARPGGRMGDATPAPGNWTGMCVQVKPPLQGTFQVLRGDGTSVGTVIVFHCPSGHQMVGSGLLTCVWKGSIAEWSSEAPMCKTVPPYETFGFKVAVISSIVSCAIIMLMSMAFLTCCLMKCVKRSEQRRSNREAQLWFQLRGEDLETVQAACLGLKGPSNKRSISGESRIQPIQAHDNHSFTTDLGEGTRELASMARGIDKDPWTPSGPTSSPRAQVMVHTVNPGQMLPASRPTVGMLRQPAAYVPG